One Candidatus Nitrotoga arctica genomic window, TTGCCATGCGCCCTCCTCACGTACCGGCGTGGTCATAATGACATTTTTTTCCTGTGGCACATGAGCAATGTCCTGTACCAGCGGCAAGGTGTCTACTTCGGCGATAAGATTATCGAGGCGGAAATTGATACCCGGCACATCTACATCTGGCAATGTACGCAACTTGTCGATGTCGCGACTGATAGCCTTACGTAATCCATTTAAGGCGGCGCGATCCATGCGCTTAAGGCGATCATCGGCCTGCTGCATGGCAATTAACGCCGCTTTCACATTGGCAGAAAGTTGCAATTGCTGTCCGGCAATCAACAGCATCTGCTCCACTTCAGCCAGCACTGTCTCGTCGCGGCTGCCGGACAAATCCTGATACAGCGACTCCAGCGCGGCACGCTGATTTTGTGCTTCGGCAGAATGGGCTTCCAGCACGCCCACTTTGACAGACAGCTCGCGCATGGACTCCTTCACTTGCGTCATCAACACTTGGTTGGCCTTGTTGTTACCATCCATTTCAGCCAAACGACGCGCCAACTCCTGCTGCATATTATTAATCTGGAGGTGAGTGTCAAACCACTGCCATAAAAATACTACCAGTACCACAGCCAGTACCATTTTCATAATACTCATGCGGGAAATGATATTTTCCACTGAGTTATGAGACGAAGCGGCAGGCGCACCCACAGTCTCCGGCATGGCAGAATTAATTTGTTCGGCGGGCGGCGCTTGCTTGGTCATAGCTTATTTCCAATTCTGTTTGAAGCATTTTTCTTTGCCCATGCTATCAAACCTGATATCAAGCCGTCATCCCCTGCTGCAGTCGGCACAACCTCGCTCCAACCCAGCTTATGCGCAGTTTCGGCAATGCGTGCGTGCGTCACAAATAATGGCACAGTGGCAAGCCGTTTTTTCGCCATGCTATCCAGCATGGCCCACAAATAACCTAAAGCCTCGCTACTGGTTACTGTAATGGCATCTAGATTGGCAGCAAGTAACATGGTGGCATTCTGACGCGGCCTGGCACGTTGGTAACATGTGACGTACTCAACCTTTGCGCCACGCGCTTTAAGGGTATCGCCCAATAACTCACGTCCGCCATTGCCGCGAAAAATCACCACACGCCAGCCTGCGATCTGTTTTAATTCCGGCAGCGCCAGCAATGCTTCGCTATCGAAACGATCCTGCGGCGCGATGACATTTTTTACACCGTAATCGCGCAGTGCGCAAACACTGCCTTGTCCTACCGTCGCAATTTTTAAGGTCGTTGGCAACGTATTATATTGTTCGGTTGAACCACCAACGTTACCCTCACCCGCGTTATTGCCCACATCTGTTCCATTTGCCAGGGGAGAGGAGCGAGAAGAACCAAGCTGATTAGGGGAGAGAAATTCGCTTGTAGCGTTAATAGCTTCCATGCCATAACGTACCGCATTGGGGCTAATAAAAATAGCAAGATTGAACTCATGCAGACGGGTGATAAGCGCGCGCAAGGGCTGCGAGTCAAGCACCGGGCTGACTTCCAACAAGGGAAACAGGGTGACTTGTCCGCCAGCTTGAGCTATGCGTTGTGCCAATTGCGTTGCCTGCTCGCGCGGGCGGGTCACCACGATGTTCAATCCGGCTAGTGGCTGCTGTTGCATCATGCTAAAAACAAATTTTGTTTTATTACAGTCATTGGCAGTGAAATATATCTACCCAAACAAATTGTATTCTTTTTATCTTGTTGCCTCTGTAGTGAATTGTTGTGTCAAATTTCATAGAGCAGCAAGAATCTTATCCGCGCCCTGCGCGCGCAAAGCTTGCGCCACAGCATTACCTAATGCTTCAGGATCGGCGGTTGGACCACATAGTTCAGCATGCGCCATATGCCTGCCATCCGGGCTGCCGACAAAACCTCGCAAGCGCAGCTCATTGCCCACTATTTCTGCAAAACCACCTAGCGGCACTTGGCAACTACCCGCCAGCGCACGGCTCAAAGCGCGTTCCGCCTGCACACAAGCAGCAGTATCCGCATGGTGCAGTGGTCGCAACAGGACTTCCAGATCAGGGCGGGAAAGGAGACATTCAATGCCTAGCGCACCCTGACCGACTGCCGGCAAGCTATTCTCAGGAGAAATTAAATCGCGGATACGATCGCCTAAGCCCAAACGCTTCAAACCCGCCGCTGCGAGGATGATGGCGGCATATTTACCTTCGTCCAGTTTGCGCAAACGGGTCTGCACATTACCTCGCAATGACTCAATTTTCAGGTGAGGGAAACGCGCACGTAATTGACTTTCACGGCGTAAGCTGGAAGTGCCTACCACACTGCCCAGCGGTAGTGCTTCGAGATTGGCATGGAGGTTAGACACAAAGGCATCGCGTGCATCTTCACGCTTGCCAATACAGGCCAACATAAACCCCTCGGGCAAATGCATGGGCACATCCTTCAGCGAGTGCACCGCAATATCAGCGCGTCCATCTTCCAGCGCAGTCTCAAGTTCTTTCACGAACAAACCCTTGCCACCGATTTTAGACAGCGTTACATCAAGAATTTGATCGCCTTGCGTAGTCATGCCCAATATGCTGATTTCGGTTTGTTGGTATAATGCGCGCAACCGATCACGGATAAATTCTGCCTGCCACATTGCCAACGCGCTTTCACGCGATACGATGACCAGTTTTGCGGGGACGGTTTGCGCCTGAGATACCTGATTCATTGCTTTTCCTGAATCTTTAGTTGTAAATTCGATTGCGCCGCATTCTAACATGAGCCTATTGCGCGCGCGTTATACCGTATGCTGTAGAAGACACCTGTTTTATGAAGATAAACGCCATGAACTTGCTTGCCACACCTGCCGACATATCATTTAAAGACATACCACTACGTGAAGACATTCGCCTGCTCGGACGTATCCTTGGTGACACCCTGCGCGAGCAGGAGGGCGATAAAACCTTCGATTTAGTCGAGAACGTGCGACGCTGTGCGGTGCTTTTCCGCAAGACTCAGGACGAGCGCGATCGCGACCAACTGGAACAAATTCTGGATGCGTTGTCGCCGCGCGACACGTTGTCCGTAGTTCGTGCCTTCAGTTATTTCTCGCAACTGTCCAACATTGCCGAAGACCTGCACCACAACCGTCGTCGCCGCTCGCATCTCAATGCTGGCTCACCGCCACAAGAAGGAAGTCTACAACTGGCTCTCGATCGTATACAAGAAAAGAATATTTCTGCCGAGGCGATGCAGGCTTTTCTCAATAAGGCGCTGATCTCACCGGTGCTGACCGCACACCCTACCGAGGTGCAGCGCAAAAGCATTCTCGACTGCCAGCTCATCATCGCTAGCCTGCTATCAGACCGTGATCGAATCGACATGACACCGGACGAGCTTGCCGATAATGAAGAAGCACTGCGCCGCTTCGTGCTGATTCTGTGGCACACGCGCATGTTGCGCACTTCCAAATTAACAGTACCGGATGAAATAAAGAATGGGCTAGCCTATTATCGCTATACTTTTCTCAGTGAAATTCCCAAGATTTATGCCAGCCTGGAAAAGCAGATAGAAGCGCGCTTCGACAAGCGCTTGCGCGTTCCGCCATTTCTACGTATCGGCAGCTGGATCGGCGGCGACCGCGACGGCAACCCGTTCGTCACGCACCAGGTCATGCTGGACGCGGCCATGCGGCATTCAGCTACAGTACTGGAATACTATCTGGCGGAAACTCATCTGCTCGGTACACGACTGAGTCTGTCTACCCGGTTGGTAAAAGTCAGCCAGGAATTGGAAACGTTTGCCGCGCAATCGCCGGACAAAGCGGTGAGCCGAGAAGATGAACCTTATCGCCGCGTGCTGATCGCCATCTACTCGCGTCTGGTGGCTACGACAGAACAACTCGGACATCACGTCAAACACCTGCGTGCCATTGGCCAAGATGCCAAACCTTACGCTAATGCGCAAGAATATATAGCCGATCTTGACATTATTATTCACTCGCTGGAACAACACGGCGCGTTGTACTTGGCACGCGGACGAGTGGCTTATCTGCGCCGCGCCGTCGAGGTATTCGGCTTCCATCTCGCACCGCTGGATATGCGTCAGCACAGCGGCGTGCATGAACAAGTAGTGAGTGAGTTGCTCGCCAAGGCAGGTAACACTAATTACCTCCAGCTGGATGAGGCAGGCCGTTGTAGTGCATTAATTATGGCGTTGCAGGCAGGCAAGGCATTGGCCAACGATTTGGAGCTTTTCTCCGATACCGTACAAAGCGAGCTGCAACTGATGCAAGTGACCGCAGAAATTCACCACCGCTTCGGTCACGTAGCACTGCCCAATTACATCATTTCCAAGACTGATTCAGTAAGTGACCTGCTCGAAGTGGCATTAATGCTGCAACAGGTCGGCTTGCTGGACAACTGTCATGAGTTGCACCTCAACATCATTCCGCTATTTGAGACCATCACTGACTTGCGCAATTGCGGCGTAATCATGAACGAATTATTCTCTATTCCGTTCTATC contains:
- a CDS encoding uroporphyrinogen-III C-methyltransferase, whose product is MTKQAPPAEQINSAMPETVGAPAASSHNSVENIISRMSIMKMVLAVVLVVFLWQWFDTHLQINNMQQELARRLAEMDGNNKANQVLMTQVKESMRELSVKVGVLEAHSAEAQNQRAALESLYQDLSGSRDETVLAEVEQMLLIAGQQLQLSANVKAALIAMQQADDRLKRMDRAALNGLRKAISRDIDKLRTLPDVDVPGINFRLDNLIAEVDTLPLVQDIAHVPQEKNVIMTTPVREEGAWQRLMREIWEDMKRLVRIENMQKRELPLLSPTQTFFLRENLKLRLLSARLGLLSRDQKSFRHDLQLAQEWIVRYFDAKSTSGARAVTTLQKLRESSINIEMPDVSASLEAARNYRSSLGKGLR
- the ppc gene encoding phosphoenolpyruvate carboxylase, yielding MKINAMNLLATPADISFKDIPLREDIRLLGRILGDTLREQEGDKTFDLVENVRRCAVLFRKTQDERDRDQLEQILDALSPRDTLSVVRAFSYFSQLSNIAEDLHHNRRRRSHLNAGSPPQEGSLQLALDRIQEKNISAEAMQAFLNKALISPVLTAHPTEVQRKSILDCQLIIASLLSDRDRIDMTPDELADNEEALRRFVLILWHTRMLRTSKLTVPDEIKNGLAYYRYTFLSEIPKIYASLEKQIEARFDKRLRVPPFLRIGSWIGGDRDGNPFVTHQVMLDAAMRHSATVLEYYLAETHLLGTRLSLSTRLVKVSQELETFAAQSPDKAVSREDEPYRRVLIAIYSRLVATTEQLGHHVKHLRAIGQDAKPYANAQEYIADLDIIIHSLEQHGALYLARGRVAYLRRAVEVFGFHLAPLDMRQHSGVHEQVVSELLAKAGNTNYLQLDEAGRCSALIMALQAGKALANDLELFSDTVQSELQLMQVTAEIHHRFGHVALPNYIISKTDSVSDLLEVALMLQQVGLLDNCHELHLNIIPLFETITDLRNCGVIMNELFSIPFYRELLKSRDDTQEVMLGYSDSNKDGGYLTANWELYKAELELVKVFEKHGIELRLFHGRGGTVGRGGGPSYEAILAQPPGSVNAQIRITEQGEVIASKYSDPEIGRRNLEILIAATMEATLLHHHGDHNGSTMPEYLRIAEALSLDAFAAYRKLVYETPGFTDYFFAATPIREIAELNIGSRPSSRKASNSIEDLRAIPWGFSWSLNRVLLPGWYGFGSAIQQFIEREGEAGLQQLQAMYQNWAFFRGLLSNMDMVLSKTDMGIASRYAELVPDEILRHTIFSMIETEWQRTVDMLFAITGATTLLEGNPTLARSLTTRTPYIDPLNHLQVGLLHRHRSGDTHHLVKRAIHLTINGIAAGLRNSG
- a CDS encoding uroporphyrinogen-III synthase translates to MMQQQPLAGLNIVVTRPREQATQLAQRIAQAGGQVTLFPLLEVSPVLDSQPLRALITRLHEFNLAIFISPNAVRYGMEAINATSEFLSPNQLGSSRSSPLANGTDVGNNAGEGNVGGSTEQYNTLPTTLKIATVGQGSVCALRDYGVKNVIAPQDRFDSEALLALPELKQIAGWRVVIFRGNGGRELLGDTLKARGAKVEYVTCYQRARPRQNATMLLAANLDAITVTSSEALGYLWAMLDSMAKKRLATVPLFVTHARIAETAHKLGWSEVVPTAAGDDGLISGLIAWAKKNASNRIGNKL
- the hemC gene encoding hydroxymethylbilane synthase; amino-acid sequence: MNQVSQAQTVPAKLVIVSRESALAMWQAEFIRDRLRALYQQTEISILGMTTQGDQILDVTLSKIGGKGLFVKELETALEDGRADIAVHSLKDVPMHLPEGFMLACIGKREDARDAFVSNLHANLEALPLGSVVGTSSLRRESQLRARFPHLKIESLRGNVQTRLRKLDEGKYAAIILAAAGLKRLGLGDRIRDLISPENSLPAVGQGALGIECLLSRPDLEVLLRPLHHADTAACVQAERALSRALAGSCQVPLGGFAEIVGNELRLRGFVGSPDGRHMAHAELCGPTADPEALGNAVAQALRAQGADKILAAL